In Mycolicibacter virginiensis, the DNA window GGGCTCTCCGCGGCAGTGCTGCTCGACGTCGCGTTGACGACAGATCCCGCCGCGCTGCACATCGACCGGTCCATGGACAACGCGATACGGCTCGGCCAGACGATCACGACCACGTTGTGGATCGTCAACGGCAGCCGCCCATTCCGCGGTCAGATCCGTGATGCCTGGTCGCCCAGCGCCTGCGCCACACCGCGCTCGCATCCGCTGGAGCTGGCGGCCGGTCAGCTATCCCGAGTGGTCACCGAGCTACGGCCGATCCGCCGCGGCGACCAGCAGGCCGCCCGGGTCACGGTGCGCTCGATCGGCCCGCTGGGACTGGCCGGGCGGCAGCGCTCTCGGCAGGTGCCGGGGCAGGTGCGGGTGCTTCCGCCCTTCTTGTCCCGCCGGCACCTGCCGGCACGGCTGGCCCGGCTACGGGAGGTCGACGGGAATCTTCCGGCACTGGTACGCGGCCAGGGCAGCGAATTCGACTCGCTGCGCGAATACGTCGCCGGCGACGACGTGCGCTCGATCGATTGGCGCGCCACCGCACGGCGCTCCGAGGTGGTGGTGCGCACCTGGCGTCCCGAACGGGACCGGCGGGTCGTCATCGTGCTCGACACCGGACGCACGGCGGCCGGCCGGATCGGGGTAGACCCCACCGCACGCGATCCCGCGGGCTGGCCGCGCCTGGACTGGTCGATGGATGCGGCACTGTTGCTGGCGGCATTGGCATTACGCGCCGGCGATCACGTCGATCTGCTCGCCCATGATCAAGTGACCCGCGCCGGGGTATTCGGGGCATCGAGGACTCGGCTGTTCGCTCAACTGGTCGACGCGATGGCGCCACTGCAGCCGGCGCTGGTCGAATCCGATGCCGCGGCGATGCTGGCCACCTTGTCCCGACGGGCGCGCCGAGGCAACCTCGTTGTGCTGTTGACCGATCTCAACCCCTCCGCCCTGGAAGAGGGCCTGCTACCGGTGTTGCCGAATCTGACCGCGGCCCACCAGGTGATCCTCGCGGCGGTTGCCGATCCCCGAGTGGAACGGCTGGCCCAGGGACGCGGCGACGCGGCCGCGGTCTATGACGCCGGCGCCGCCGAGCGGGCCCGCAATGACCGCCGCGCGATGGCGGCCCGATTACGTCGCAGCGGCGTGCAGGTGATCGACGCCCCGCCCGAGGATCTGGCGCCGGCGCTGGCCGATGCCTATCTGGCGATGAAGGCCGCCGGGCGGCTCTGATCGCGGGGCTTGCAGGACGGGGCTAGCCGGTGGGGACGACATCGGGGGCATCGGCGATGTCACCGGTTTCGTCGGCGGCCACCGCTTTGCGCCCGAAGTACACGACGTAGGCCAGAAACGCGACCTCCACTGCGGCCCCGATGCCGATCCGCAGCCACGTCGGCAGCGGCGATGGGGTCACCACCGCCTCGAGCAGGCCGGCCACGGCGAACACCACGACCAACCCTACGGCGACCGCGACGACGGCGCGGCCCTGTTCGGCGAGTGCCTGCGCGCGGGGCCGATCGCCCGGGGCGATCACGGTCCAGCCCAGGCGCATGCCCACCGCGCCGGCCAAGAACACCGCTGTCAGCTCCAGTAGCCCGTGCGGGGCAAGCAGTCCCAGCATGAAGCCGCCCCGGCCGGCGTGGAACATCAACCCGAGTCCCAAGCCGAGGTTGGCCGCGTTGGAGAACAACAGCGCCGGGATCGGCAGGCCCAGCAGCACGGAGAACGCAATGGCGCGAGCGGCCACCCAGGCGTTGTTCACCCAGACCTGCAGCGCGAAGGATCCGGCCGGGTGATCGCTGTAATAGGCGGCGAAGTCGTGGTTGACCAACCGGTCGATCTCGGCGGGGGTGCCGATCACCGCCTGCACGTCGGCGTTGCCGGCCACCCAGCAGGCGATGACCGCCGACACCGCCAGGAACACCACGGCGGTGCCCAGCCACCACCGCCAGGCGCGGTAGGCAACCACCGGAAACGACACCGTCACGAAGCGGACGAATTCCGAGGCCAACGGCGCATGGGCACCGGTTACCGCGGCACGCGCCCGCGCCACCAGCGCGGAAAGTCGGCCGATCAGCGCTGCGTCCGAAGATGACGAGCGCACCACCGAAAGATGGGTGGACACACGCTGATAGAGGTCGACCAGCTCGTCGACCTCTGCGCCGGCGAGCCGCCGCCGATTCTTGACCAGTGTCTCCAGCCGGTCCCAGGTCGGTCGATGGGTCAGCACGAAGGCGTCGACATCCACGTCGCCGAGCGTAGCGAGGACTGCGAGCACGGCGAAGCCGGGCGACGCAGGTCCGCGCGCCAACAGGCACAGCGAGGACTGCGAGCACGGCGAAGCCGGGCGACGCAGGTCCACGCCAACAGGCACAGCGAGGACTGCGAGCACGGCGAAGCCGGGCGATACAGATCTGGCGGCCCGGCCGCGAGCGCCTCGATGTGACCTGTTCGGCGAGTAGCGTCTGAGCTATGGCGAACCGCAGCCCCGAGCTGGTGACCGGCGACGCCGTCGTCCTCGACATCGCGATCGCGCAGCTGCCGGTGCGCGCGGTCAGCGCGCTGATCGACATCACCGTCGTGATCGTGGGATACCTGTGCGCGATCGTGCTGTGGGCCACCACGCTCGGCCGGTTCGACGACGCGTTGACCACGGCCATCATGATCATCTTCGCGGTGCTGCTCTTGGTCGGTTATCCGGTCATCATGGAGACCGTCACCCGGGGCCGGTCGCTGGGCAAGATGGCGATGGGGCTGCGGGTGGTGTCCGATGACGGCGGCCCGGAACGCTTCCGGCAGGCACTCTTTCGGGCGCTGGCCTCAGTAGTCGAGATCTGGGCTTTGACCGGCAGTCCGGCGGTGATCTGCAGCCTGCTGTCACCGCGCGGAAAACGCCTGGGCGATATCTTCGCCGGCACGGTGGTGATCAGCGAACGGGCCCCGGCCTCGACGCCGCCGCCCATGATGCCGCCGGGGCTGGCCTGGTGGGCCTCGACGTTGCAGTTGTCGGGCCTGCGGGCCGAATCCGCCGAACTGGCACGGCAGTTCCTTGGCCGGGCCGCACAGCTCGACCCGCATACCCGGCAGATGATGGCCTACCGAATCTCCGGTGACGTGCTCGCGCACATCTCACCACCACCGCCCCCGGATGCTCCGCCCGAGCTGGTGCTGGCGGCCGTGCTGGCCGAACGGCATCAGCGCGAGCTGGCGCGGTTTCAGGTCATGCCGCCCGGGCCGTATTTCCCGCCGCCTCCGGCGCCGTGGCCGCCATCGAATACTGGCGGATTCCTCCCCCCGAGCTAGCCGACCAAGCCCTTGCACCCTGGCGGTCAAACGACCGGCAGGGCTTCCGCCGGCGATGGCGCTGACGCTTCCGATTCCGTTCGGCATTGTCCCGACCGTCCCTCGGCCGGCCCGACGTTATCGTTGCATCTCGATAGTTCTCGATATATCGTTAGTGTATCGGGAGCGAATCGCGCTCCCCCTTCCCAAGCAAAGAGGTACGCATGAACAGCCCCTTTGGTCCGCCCGGTGGACCCTTCACAGAAGATGCCGAACACCACGTCGGGTTCGGTTTCGGCCCCGCGACGCCACACCAGCGCCGCGCGGCACACATCGCGCGCCGGCAGGCCCGGCGCGAGTTTCGCAGGCAGTTGCGCGACCACGCCGCCGAGCACTGCGCGCCGTTCGGCTTCGGTCCGGGCCACGAGGCCGTCGGCCCCGGATTCGGCCCGGATTTCCGGCACGGATTTGGTCCGGGGTTCGGCCCTGGTTTCGGACCGGGCGGTCCGGGCTTCGGTTTCGGCTTCGGCCCGGGCGGGCACCGTGGACACCGGCGCGGCAATCGCGGCCGGCGCGGCGATGTGCGGCTCGCCATCCTGGCCCTGCTGGCCGAGGGCCCGATGCACGGCTACGAGATCATTCAGCAGATCGCCGAGCGCAGCCAGCAGCTGTGGCGTCCCAGCCCCGGATCGGTCTACCCGACCTTGCAGATGCTGGTCGATGAAGGCCTGATCACCGGCACCGAAACTGACGGCAAGAAGCGCCTTTTCGAATTGACCGAAGAAGGTCGCGGGGTCGCCGAGACGATCGAGACCCCGCCGTGGGAACAGATCGCCGACGGCGCCGACCCGGGGCAGATCAACCTGCGCACCGCGACCGGCCAGCTGTTCGGTGCCGTCGCACAGGCCGGCCAGGCAGCCACGCCAGAGCAGCAGCAGCGCATCGTCGACATCATCAACAGCGCCCGCAAGGAGATCTACGGGATCCTCGGGGAAACCGACTGAGTCTGACCGTGCGGGTCAACAGTGACGAAGGACCCGATGCATCGCGGTCTTTTCGTTCGATGAAACCCACAGTCCGTAAGCGGTTTTGACCGTGATCTGACGGGCGACGAATTCGCATTCGAACGCGGCGTTCGCCGGCAGCCAGCCGGCGGCGTCGCGGAATGCTTTGTCGAAGTTGGCTTGAGCACTGACCGCGAGCAGGTTGCGCGGATCGTTGGCGAAATCGCGGCGGCGCCTGTCGTCCCAGGTTCGCGCTCCCTTATACCAGGCGTCGGCCAGCGAGACGAGATGGTCGACCTGCACGGCCTCGGACGTCTCGGGGCCACGGGCAAAGGCGATGGCCTCTCCGGAGTACGGGTCGTGCAGGATGCCACGCTGCACCAGGCAGGTGCCCCGTCGCAGTTCGATCTGAGTCAGGTCGCGGCGCAGGATGTCGTCGCGGGTATTGCAGCCGTTGTGGCCGAATTCGACGTCGACGTCGTCACTCCACCGCTCGCCGAATCGGTAGCGCTTGAAGTCCTTCTCGCGATCCCAGCCCTTGACCGGCAGCGCTTCGAGCAGGCGGCGGGCGTCGTCATAGCCCGGATCCAGCGGCGCTGCGCTCGGCGTCGGCGGCGTCGGAGGCGGCGAGGGCCCCGACGGCTGCGTGAACCACTCGGCCTGCTGCCACCACGCCCAGCCGACAACGGCCACCACGACCAGCGCAACCAACGCGCCGGGCAGCACCCGCCTGCGTGCGGCCATTCTCAGGGCAGCTCGACCCAGTCCAGCGTGCGCTGCACGGCCTTTCGCCACCCGGCATAGCCTTCGGCACGCTGCTCATCCGACCAGTTCGGGGTCCAGCGCCGGTCTTCGCGCCAATTGGCGCGAAGGTCGTCGGGCCCCTTCCAGAAACCGACGCCCAATCCGGCCGCATACGCCGCGCCCAGTGCGGTGGTTTCGGCCACCACCGGTTTGACCACGTCCACCCCGAGCACGTCGGCCTGGATCTGCATACATAGATCATTGGCGGTGATACCGCCGTCGACCTTCAAAACCCCAAGGTGCACACCGGAATCGGCTTCCATAGCCTCGGCCACATCGCGGCTCTGGTAACAGATCGCCTCCAGCGTGGCCCGGGCCAGATGCGCGTTAGTGTTGAAGCGGGACAGCCCCACGACCGCGCCACGCGCATCCGAACGCCAGTACGGCGCGAACAACCCCGAGAACGCCGGCACGAAGTACATCCCGCCGTTGTCGGAGACCTGCCGGGCCAGGCTCTCGACCTGTGTGGCGCCGCTGATGATGCCCAGCTGGTCGCGCAACCACTGCACCGCAGAACCGGTGACCGCGATCGAGCCCTCCAGCGCATACACGGGCTTGGCATCGCCGAACTGGTAGCAGACCGTGGTCAACAATCCGTTGTTGGAGCGGACGATCTGCTCACCGGTGTTGAGCAGCAAGAAGTTTCCCGTGCCGTAGGTGTTTTTCGCCTCACCCGCCGACAAGCACACCTGGCCGACCATGGCGCTCTGCTGATCGCCCAGGATGCCGGCGATCGGCACCTCGCCACGCAACGGTCCGGTGCTCGCGGTGACCGCATGCCGGCGTCGCGTCGACGACGCCGTGATGCGCGGCAGCATCGCCTTGGGGATCGAGAACAACGCCAGCAGTTCGTCGTCCCAATCCAGGGTCTCGAGGTTCATCAGCATGGTGCGGCTGGCGTTGGTGACGTCGGTCAGGTGCGCGCCGCCGCGCGGCCCCCCGGTCAGGTTCCACAGCACCCAGCTGTCGCAGGTGCCGAACAGCGCGTCGCCACGTTCGGCGTCGGCGCGCACCCCCTCGACGTTGTCGAGAATCCACTGCAGTTTGCCGCCGGAAAAGTAGGTGGCCGGCGGCAAGCCGGCCTTGCGCCGGATCACCTCCCCATGGCCGTCGCGCTCCAGGGCCGCGGCGATAGCGTCGGTTCGGGTGTCCTGCCAGACGATCGCGTTGTGGTAAGGCTGGCCGGTCTTGCGGTTCCACACCACCGTCGTCTCGCGCTGGTTGGCGATGCCAAGCGCCGCCAGATCCGACGCGTGCAGCTTGGTGGTGTTGAGCGCCGAGACCAGCACCGCGGCGGTGTGGTTCCACAATTCGAACGGATCGTGTTCCACCCAGCCGGCTCGCGGCAGGATCTGCTCGTGTTCGAGCTGATGGCGGCCCACCTCTGCACCGTCATGGTCGAAGATGATGCAGCGAGTGCTGGTGGTGCCCTGGTCGATCGACGCGACGAAATCGGCCAAGTCTGACTCCTGTCCATACCGGTGCCGGTCGGTGCCGCGTCCATCATCGCCCACCTGGTCCGATCGGGTGGCGCTACACGGCAGGATCGCGACTCCCGGGCAGGTCAGTCCACAAAATTAGACATTCTTCACGAAGCCATCAGACGCTATTCATTCACTCGGGCGCATATTTCGATGTATTGCGAGTACATCTCGTGTTGGTGAACAAACGGTGTCGGAACGCCGCCGATGTCTGTGCCCCCAGAAGCCGCCGTGGCCGACCGCGTGCAGGTCAGAACTGAATCGGAGAAGACATGGACGTCGTCCTCGGTGTGGCACTTGCGTCGAGCGCGCCCACCACGATCCACACCGTACTGCTCTGCGGAGAACGCGGGGACGGCGTCACGCTGGAAGAACTCAGCATTGACGTGCCTTCCGACGACTCCTCCGAGTTCGCTGCCGTCGACGCGTTGATCGCGGCGATCCTGCGGGCGCGTGACGCCGCGGACTCGGCCGGTCTTCACCTGGTGTCGACCGGCGTGACGGTGACCGATCCGCTAGACGCGGCAGCACTGAGTTCACGGCTTTCCAGCGGTGCCCTCGAGGGTTTGGAGAACGTGGCACTGGTCTCCCCGGTGCTTGCGGCGGCAAGCTTGGCCCACAACCTGGGACAGACGGTCGGCTGCGACCAGATGGGGCTGCTGTCCGTCGAGGCGTCGACCGCGACACTGGCCATGGTCGACTGCACCGACGGCACCATCACCCGGATCTTTCGGCAAGCCCTCGATGACGGCGACGCCACCGCCGCGGTCGATACGGTCGCCGAGCAGCTCAACGCCGCCCACACGGCTCCGGACGGTCTGTTTCTGATCTGCGCCGAGGGCGATTCGACCGCGTTGCGGCCGCGACTGGAAGCGACGGTCGACCACGAGGTGTGTGAACCCGCGGAGCCGCGCGCCGCGCTGGCCCGCGGCGCGGCACTTGCCTCTGCCCGCCTGGTCGGTGTCGAGGAGGAGGCCGCCGCGCTGGCCTACACACAAGAACCCGCATCCGGTGCTGTCGGGCCCTGCTACTACGACATCCCCGGCTTTGACGCCGACGATCTGGCCTACAGCGCAGTGCCCGACGAAGACGCCGAGGCGGCCACCGAGATCTTCGAACCGGTGGGCCACCCGCCTCGCCGTCCGCTGCTGGTGGCCGGCGCGGCGTTGGCGTCTGCCGCGTTTGCCGCAGCGTCGGCGCTGATGGTGGCCATGACGCTGGACATCACTCCCAACCTGGTGGCGCTGCGGCCGGATCTGGGGCGCGCGCTGACCATTCCGCACCGGGCTCCGAATCTTCAGGTGCCCGCCACCGAGCCGTTCGGGGGACAACCGCCGGTGATGGGGCAGGCACCGGCGGACTCGATTCCGCTGCCGCCGTTGAGCCTGCCGTCGGTGCCCGACCTTCCGGCGGCGGTGCCGCTGGGTGCCCCGGCGCCCGATCTGCCGGCTCCACAGGCGGTGGCGGCCGGGGCCAGCACCGGGCCGTTGTTCGTTCCCGCCCCGATCTTCGGTCCGCCGTTGCCCATCCACCCGCCGGCGGCGCACACGCCCTCGCCCTTCGTGTTAGCGCCGCTTCCGCAGCCTGCCCCGCACCGGCCCGTCCTGTCGGGGATGCCCGATCTGTCATTCCTGTGGGGATTGCCCGGCAAGAAGCCGACGGCACCTGCCCCGCCGGTGGTCAAGCCCCAACCGCCCGAGGTCAAGCCCGAACCCCCGGTGGTCAAGCCCACGCCGCCCGTCGAGCTCCCCAATCCCCCGGTGGTCAAGCCCGATCCGCCGATCGTGAAGCCCCATCCGCCGGTGGTGAAGCCGAACCCGCCGATCGAGCTTCCCGATCCACCGGTCGTGAAGCCCAATCCCCCGGTGGTCAAACCCGAAATCCCGGTGGTCAAACCCGAAATCCCGGTGGTCAAACCCAACC includes these proteins:
- a CDS encoding DUF58 domain-containing protein yields the protein MILTGRAALIALLCAVPITLAPWPAAAFALLLAGLSAAVLLDVALTTDPAALHIDRSMDNAIRLGQTITTTLWIVNGSRPFRGQIRDAWSPSACATPRSHPLELAAGQLSRVVTELRPIRRGDQQAARVTVRSIGPLGLAGRQRSRQVPGQVRVLPPFLSRRHLPARLARLREVDGNLPALVRGQGSEFDSLREYVAGDDVRSIDWRATARRSEVVVRTWRPERDRRVVIVLDTGRTAAGRIGVDPTARDPAGWPRLDWSMDAALLLAALALRAGDHVDLLAHDQVTRAGVFGASRTRLFAQLVDAMAPLQPALVESDAAAMLATLSRRARRGNLVVLLTDLNPSALEEGLLPVLPNLTAAHQVILAAVADPRVERLAQGRGDAAAVYDAGAAERARNDRRAMAARLRRSGVQVIDAPPEDLAPALADAYLAMKAAGRL
- a CDS encoding HNH endonuclease family protein encodes the protein MLPGALVALVVVAVVGWAWWQQAEWFTQPSGPSPPPTPPTPSAAPLDPGYDDARRLLEALPVKGWDREKDFKRYRFGERWSDDVDVEFGHNGCNTRDDILRRDLTQIELRRGTCLVQRGILHDPYSGEAIAFARGPETSEAVQVDHLVSLADAWYKGARTWDDRRRRDFANDPRNLLAVSAQANFDKAFRDAAGWLPANAAFECEFVARQITVKTAYGLWVSSNEKTAMHRVLRHC
- the glpK gene encoding glycerol kinase GlpK, coding for MADFVASIDQGTTSTRCIIFDHDGAEVGRHQLEHEQILPRAGWVEHDPFELWNHTAAVLVSALNTTKLHASDLAALGIANQRETTVVWNRKTGQPYHNAIVWQDTRTDAIAAALERDGHGEVIRRKAGLPPATYFSGGKLQWILDNVEGVRADAERGDALFGTCDSWVLWNLTGGPRGGAHLTDVTNASRTMLMNLETLDWDDELLALFSIPKAMLPRITASSTRRRHAVTASTGPLRGEVPIAGILGDQQSAMVGQVCLSAGEAKNTYGTGNFLLLNTGEQIVRSNNGLLTTVCYQFGDAKPVYALEGSIAVTGSAVQWLRDQLGIISGATQVESLARQVSDNGGMYFVPAFSGLFAPYWRSDARGAVVGLSRFNTNAHLARATLEAICYQSRDVAEAMEADSGVHLGVLKVDGGITANDLCMQIQADVLGVDVVKPVVAETTALGAAYAAGLGVGFWKGPDDLRANWREDRRWTPNWSDEQRAEGYAGWRKAVQRTLDWVELP
- a CDS encoding stage II sporulation protein M; the encoded protein is MDVDAFVLTHRPTWDRLETLVKNRRRLAGAEVDELVDLYQRVSTHLSVVRSSSSDAALIGRLSALVARARAAVTGAHAPLASEFVRFVTVSFPVVAYRAWRWWLGTAVVFLAVSAVIACWVAGNADVQAVIGTPAEIDRLVNHDFAAYYSDHPAGSFALQVWVNNAWVAARAIAFSVLLGLPIPALLFSNAANLGLGLGLMFHAGRGGFMLGLLAPHGLLELTAVFLAGAVGMRLGWTVIAPGDRPRAQALAEQGRAVVAVAVGLVVVFAVAGLLEAVVTPSPLPTWLRIGIGAAVEVAFLAYVVYFGRKAVAADETGDIADAPDVVPTG
- a CDS encoding PadR family transcriptional regulator; protein product: MNSPFGPPGGPFTEDAEHHVGFGFGPATPHQRRAAHIARRQARREFRRQLRDHAAEHCAPFGFGPGHEAVGPGFGPDFRHGFGPGFGPGFGPGGPGFGFGFGPGGHRGHRRGNRGRRGDVRLAILALLAEGPMHGYEIIQQIAERSQQLWRPSPGSVYPTLQMLVDEGLITGTETDGKKRLFELTEEGRGVAETIETPPWEQIADGADPGQINLRTATGQLFGAVAQAGQAATPEQQQRIVDIINSARKEIYGILGETD
- a CDS encoding RDD family protein, which codes for MANRSPELVTGDAVVLDIAIAQLPVRAVSALIDITVVIVGYLCAIVLWATTLGRFDDALTTAIMIIFAVLLLVGYPVIMETVTRGRSLGKMAMGLRVVSDDGGPERFRQALFRALASVVEIWALTGSPAVICSLLSPRGKRLGDIFAGTVVISERAPASTPPPMMPPGLAWWASTLQLSGLRAESAELARQFLGRAAQLDPHTRQMMAYRISGDVLAHISPPPPPDAPPELVLAAVLAERHQRELARFQVMPPGPYFPPPPAPWPPSNTGGFLPPS